In a genomic window of uncultured Sphaerochaeta sp.:
- a CDS encoding TIGR03960 family B12-binding radical SAM protein, with product MQILDALADDLLMIENPTRYTGGEYHFGKKDLATVEFFAAMCFPDLYEIGMSNNAMRILYDLLNQMEGVHCDRVFSVAPDFEALLKKRDLPLYTLDLQKSLSSLDFLGISIGYELCATNILQVLELGRIPLRAKDRGDEHPIVICGGPAATNPLPFAPFMDFVFIGEAEGSLQQVVEILKTAKREGLGRSEKLEQLKELPFLWYPGKKKAVRFVDTTFADPATSHAYAYYVVPNFKVAQDNGVVEIMRGCPNSCRFCHAGQYYKPYRQKLYATMREQVEQHVSDFGYREVTLSSLSSGDHPYIKELIETLNAEFSPRHVSFSLPSLKVNSFSLGILEQLSEVRKSGLTFAIETPKDAWQRAMNKTVPVEQVIDIAREAKSRGWKLAKFYFMVGLPFVDRDEENQAIVDYVGAIYDATRLNMNINIGTFIPKAHTPFQWCSQLTPEQSYTQLSTLKRMINERIRGCKVSYHEPNISYLEGLISRGDERYADVIESAYRKGCRLDAWDEHMKADLWFEAIKEASYDPNSSIFEAYDLEQELPWDSVSMRVSKKFLKDEFEMAKGLLLTERCFEHCEHLCGVCSKATPVVDTSFKDDLLEQVRNKTISFAPAATAEQKTVQVLITYRRFGSSLYVSHINAMRNFEMAFQRAKLNLQFTQGYNPKPKLEFVNPLSVGVTGENEVMLAELMVEEGVDGSLVRTNLQAALNDGYEIKEVLFLEPGKKETLAKYLKGSLYTIDVREDDESKAKLISLQQAPQKGYSVKRSGDSLFEVELEGEKNLVKLIFGPETDKFALASRIRITRQALYAGEWGVLYPEFFQRKQQEAPSVQ from the coding sequence ATGCAGATTTTGGATGCACTTGCAGATGATCTTTTGATGATAGAGAACCCCACACGCTATACCGGTGGCGAGTACCACTTTGGGAAGAAGGATTTGGCTACGGTAGAGTTCTTTGCGGCAATGTGTTTTCCCGACCTCTATGAGATTGGGATGAGCAACAACGCCATGCGTATTCTCTATGACCTGCTGAATCAGATGGAAGGGGTTCACTGTGACAGGGTGTTCTCTGTTGCCCCCGATTTTGAGGCTTTGCTCAAGAAACGCGATCTCCCGCTCTATACCCTCGACTTGCAGAAGAGTCTCTCTTCCCTCGATTTCTTGGGCATTTCCATAGGGTATGAGCTGTGTGCCACCAACATCCTGCAGGTCTTGGAGCTTGGACGAATTCCCCTACGCGCAAAGGATCGAGGTGATGAGCACCCAATCGTCATCTGTGGCGGTCCCGCTGCCACCAATCCTCTTCCATTCGCTCCGTTCATGGACTTTGTGTTCATCGGAGAAGCGGAAGGTTCCCTGCAGCAGGTGGTTGAGATTCTGAAAACCGCCAAGCGGGAAGGACTTGGCAGAAGTGAGAAACTTGAGCAACTCAAGGAGCTTCCGTTCCTCTGGTATCCAGGAAAGAAGAAGGCGGTTCGCTTTGTTGACACCACCTTTGCAGATCCTGCAACCAGCCATGCCTATGCATATTATGTGGTTCCCAATTTCAAGGTTGCACAGGACAATGGGGTGGTGGAGATCATGCGCGGATGTCCCAACAGCTGCAGGTTCTGTCATGCCGGCCAGTATTATAAGCCATACCGCCAAAAACTCTATGCAACCATGCGAGAGCAGGTTGAGCAGCACGTCAGCGACTTCGGCTATCGTGAGGTGACGCTCTCATCGCTCTCCAGTGGTGATCATCCGTACATCAAGGAGTTGATCGAAACCCTGAATGCAGAGTTCTCTCCCCGTCATGTGTCGTTCAGTCTTCCCAGTCTGAAGGTAAACTCCTTTTCCTTGGGAATTTTGGAGCAGCTCAGCGAAGTACGCAAAAGTGGGCTTACCTTTGCCATTGAGACCCCGAAAGACGCTTGGCAACGGGCGATGAACAAGACCGTCCCCGTCGAGCAGGTCATCGATATTGCACGCGAGGCAAAGTCACGCGGATGGAAGCTGGCAAAATTCTACTTCATGGTAGGCCTCCCGTTTGTTGACCGCGATGAGGAAAACCAGGCAATAGTTGACTATGTCGGTGCAATCTATGATGCAACCCGGTTGAACATGAACATCAATATCGGAACCTTCATACCCAAGGCCCATACACCGTTCCAGTGGTGCTCACAGCTTACGCCGGAGCAATCCTACACCCAGCTTTCGACGCTCAAGCGCATGATCAATGAACGGATCAGGGGATGCAAGGTCAGCTATCATGAGCCGAATATCAGCTACCTGGAAGGACTTATCAGCAGGGGGGATGAACGCTATGCCGATGTCATCGAATCTGCTTACCGAAAGGGGTGCAGGCTTGATGCTTGGGATGAGCACATGAAGGCTGACCTGTGGTTTGAAGCGATCAAGGAAGCCTCTTACGATCCAAATTCGTCCATTTTCGAAGCTTATGATCTTGAGCAAGAGCTCCCCTGGGATTCGGTGAGCATGCGGGTGAGCAAAAAATTCCTCAAGGATGAGTTTGAGATGGCTAAGGGCCTGCTGCTGACCGAACGATGTTTCGAGCATTGCGAACATTTGTGCGGAGTCTGCTCCAAGGCAACTCCTGTGGTTGATACATCGTTCAAGGATGATCTGCTCGAGCAGGTCCGCAACAAGACGATCAGCTTTGCCCCGGCAGCAACTGCTGAGCAAAAAACCGTACAGGTCCTGATTACCTATCGGAGATTCGGCTCTTCACTCTATGTGAGCCATATCAATGCCATGCGCAACTTTGAGATGGCATTCCAACGCGCAAAGCTCAATCTGCAATTCACCCAGGGTTACAATCCCAAGCCGAAGCTTGAGTTCGTGAATCCCCTGTCTGTAGGTGTCACTGGTGAGAATGAGGTGATGCTTGCAGAGCTGATGGTTGAAGAGGGTGTGGATGGCTCTTTGGTGCGTACGAATCTGCAGGCAGCGCTCAATGATGGGTATGAGATCAAGGAAGTGTTGTTTCTCGAACCGGGAAAAAAGGAAACCTTGGCAAAGTATCTCAAAGGCAGTCTGTATACGATAGATGTGCGTGAGGATGATGAGAGCAAAGCCAAACTCATTTCCTTGCAGCAAGCTCCTCAGAAGGGCTATTCGGTGAAGCGCTCAGGCGATTCGCTCTTTGAGGTGGAGTTGGAAGGGGAGAAGAACCTGGTCAAGCTGATTTTCGGACCTGAAACCGACAAGTTTGCGCTTGCCAGCAGGATACGCATCACCCGCCAGGCCCTGTATGCCGGAGAGTGGGGAGTGCTCTATCCCGAGTTCTTCCAACGCAAGCAGCAAGAGGCCCCATCAGTCCAGTAG
- a CDS encoding C4-type zinc ribbon domain-containing protein codes for MEEAVVFAKLSQLQEDLTLRFALEDEIVKLPRDLKVKQELLDKINLEYIDEHTRSETAKDDFKSLRIQYDDAVHARENSEKQMELISTQREFEALEKEIKDASAKEQNLLKLLHVKEKQVHEFSERLTEKEQLMTLQKQEVDSEASKIEALLAEKRSQLEALSQKCDGYIGGDITEDLYNKFCNIVKNKKGKGIVPIHGLVCQGCHIVLPMQFVNVVRAAKEIEFCPYCSRILFYEEIEGAEEQFRKSIEDIDIEEGGLADFVDSSEFDDLL; via the coding sequence ATGGAAGAAGCAGTAGTATTTGCAAAGCTCAGCCAATTGCAGGAAGACCTGACCTTACGGTTTGCCCTTGAGGATGAGATTGTCAAGTTGCCGAGGGATCTGAAGGTCAAGCAGGAGCTGCTGGACAAGATCAACTTGGAATATATTGATGAGCATACGAGAAGTGAAACTGCCAAGGATGATTTCAAGAGCCTTCGCATCCAGTACGATGATGCGGTGCATGCCCGCGAGAACTCTGAAAAGCAGATGGAGCTTATTTCCACCCAGCGCGAGTTCGAAGCCCTCGAGAAAGAGATCAAGGACGCATCGGCCAAAGAGCAGAATCTGCTCAAGCTTCTGCACGTGAAAGAGAAGCAGGTGCATGAGTTCAGCGAGAGGTTGACCGAGAAGGAACAGCTGATGACCCTGCAGAAGCAGGAAGTCGATTCCGAGGCCAGCAAGATCGAAGCTTTGCTCGCTGAGAAGAGATCTCAGCTTGAGGCGCTTTCCCAAAAGTGCGATGGCTACATCGGCGGGGATATCACCGAGGACCTGTACAACAAGTTCTGCAATATTGTGAAAAACAAGAAGGGCAAGGGGATTGTTCCCATCCATGGGCTTGTTTGCCAGGGCTGCCACATTGTGCTTCCGATGCAGTTTGTGAACGTGGTTCGTGCTGCCAAGGAAATTGAGTTCTGCCCGTATTGCAGCCGAATCCTCTTCTATGAAGAGATTGAGGGTGCTGAGGAGCAGTTCCGAAAGAGCATCGAAGACATTGATATCGAGGAAGGCGGTTTGGCCGACTTTGTCGACAGCAGTGAATTCGACGATTTGCTGTAG
- the rpoD gene encoding RNA polymerase sigma factor RpoD: MLDENISQAIVKDMVARSAETGHVTKDEIRKALGPQNATDEAVDEIMQTLSDLEIAISENDEPPAAGLYADGPSPDEIDTDLEEEPDEDDLLVDDSLEDDDELGVDALIDDFPDHHEADKSADKKSGKDDGDDDEDEDEASLDDDEDGSPSIKHAWSGIGTDDDSVGSGEHFVDISSLDDHDGDIDHIRHNTILGTDKSDTSGDDPIRLYLREIGKENLLTADQEVELSKKMEDGALIIKEVIQESGVMITRFYEIIKTLNTKIEGQEEEYNAKDYKELVTNQKRFSQFYKEQLKDVQAALKNYIAKKEQMISSGEDVLNDETLAKTRATLLKKLAKVELQPEEITSFTHDFVDAENKIRSYKEKKQQLENKLHISSAKELRQLGRDLATQSRSAKIEEDLHLSSDTIKDLIRELQLTDKDLKQIEYQFEETCENILVHSTKIKYGQKMMKDAKDRLIRANLRLVVSIAKKYTNRGLHFFDLVQEGNIGLIKAVEKFEYRKGFKFSTYATWWIRQAITRSISDQARTIRVPVHMIEQINKVVRESRMLMQSLGREPTDEEVAEKLGWTESKVKAVKNVAREPISLETPVGEEEDSLLSDFIEDKEVENPATQTAYSLLQEQLKDVLATLPAREQEVLKMRFGLEDGYSLTLEEVGLYFEVTRERIRQIEAKALRRLRHPKRSRKLKDFI, encoded by the coding sequence ATGCTTGATGAAAACATTTCGCAGGCCATTGTCAAAGACATGGTTGCGCGCTCAGCAGAGACCGGACATGTGACCAAGGATGAGATTCGCAAAGCCCTGGGACCACAGAATGCCACGGATGAGGCTGTCGATGAAATCATGCAAACGCTCAGCGATCTTGAGATAGCGATTTCTGAGAATGATGAGCCCCCTGCTGCAGGGCTGTATGCGGATGGTCCCTCACCGGACGAAATCGATACGGATCTGGAGGAAGAGCCCGATGAGGACGACCTGCTCGTTGACGACTCCCTTGAGGATGACGACGAACTGGGCGTTGATGCCTTGATCGATGACTTCCCCGATCATCATGAAGCCGACAAGAGTGCTGACAAGAAGAGCGGTAAGGATGACGGTGATGACGATGAGGATGAGGATGAAGCCAGCCTCGATGATGATGAGGATGGCTCTCCTTCGATCAAGCACGCCTGGAGCGGCATCGGAACCGATGACGACTCTGTGGGCAGTGGAGAACACTTTGTCGATATTTCCAGCCTTGACGATCATGATGGCGATATTGATCACATCCGGCACAATACGATTCTTGGGACTGATAAGAGCGACACCAGTGGTGACGATCCGATCAGGCTCTACCTACGTGAGATCGGCAAAGAGAATTTGCTGACTGCTGACCAGGAAGTAGAGTTGAGCAAGAAGATGGAAGATGGTGCCCTGATCATCAAGGAGGTCATCCAGGAGAGTGGGGTGATGATCACCCGTTTCTACGAGATCATCAAGACACTCAACACCAAGATCGAGGGGCAGGAAGAAGAGTACAACGCAAAGGACTACAAGGAGCTTGTCACCAACCAGAAGCGCTTCTCACAATTCTACAAGGAACAACTCAAGGATGTGCAGGCAGCCCTGAAGAACTATATTGCCAAGAAAGAGCAGATGATCAGCAGCGGTGAGGATGTACTCAACGATGAGACGCTTGCCAAAACGAGAGCCACTCTGCTCAAGAAACTCGCGAAAGTTGAGTTGCAGCCCGAGGAGATCACCTCCTTTACCCATGACTTTGTCGATGCTGAGAACAAGATTCGCTCCTACAAGGAGAAGAAGCAGCAGCTTGAGAACAAGCTGCACATCAGCTCAGCAAAGGAGTTGCGTCAGCTTGGCCGTGATTTGGCCACCCAGAGCCGCAGTGCAAAGATTGAGGAAGATCTTCACCTCAGCAGTGATACGATCAAAGATCTCATCAGGGAGCTTCAGCTTACCGACAAGGATCTGAAGCAGATTGAGTATCAGTTTGAGGAGACGTGCGAGAACATCCTGGTCCACTCGACCAAGATCAAGTATGGCCAGAAGATGATGAAGGATGCGAAGGATCGTCTGATCCGCGCAAACCTGAGACTGGTCGTCTCCATTGCAAAGAAGTACACCAACCGTGGACTTCACTTCTTTGACTTGGTTCAGGAAGGAAACATCGGTCTGATCAAGGCTGTCGAGAAGTTTGAATACCGCAAAGGGTTCAAGTTCTCAACCTATGCCACTTGGTGGATTCGCCAGGCGATCACCCGTTCCATCAGTGATCAGGCTCGTACCATCCGTGTCCCAGTACACATGATCGAGCAGATCAACAAGGTTGTTCGGGAGTCGAGGATGCTGATGCAATCCCTAGGTCGCGAACCGACCGATGAGGAAGTGGCTGAGAAGCTCGGCTGGACGGAAAGCAAGGTCAAGGCAGTGAAGAATGTTGCCCGTGAGCCGATCAGCTTGGAGACTCCCGTCGGTGAGGAAGAGGATTCGTTGTTGAGCGACTTCATCGAAGACAAGGAAGTCGAAAACCCGGCAACCCAGACAGCCTATTCCTTATTGCAGGAACAGCTGAAGGATGTGCTTGCCACCTTGCCTGCTCGTGAGCAGGAAGTGTTGAAGATGCGTTTTGGCCTTGAGGACGGATATTCGTTGACACTTGAGGAAGTGGGATTGTATTTTGAAGTAACCAGGGAACGTATCCGCCAGATTGAGGCAAAAGCACTCAGAAGGTTGAGACACCCCAAGCGCAGCAGAAAATTGAAGGATTTCATTTGA
- the dnaG gene encoding DNA primase has product MAKVSDSVLEQIKARLSLSEVVSDYVTLSSRGGRLWGLCPFHEEKTASFSVVDDQGFYYCFSCKKGGSMFDFIMEMEKVPFLESVKILAKKANVELEDETPEDRKKRDLTETLYDLYDKIAGSFHFLLVSSPVGLKAREYLKERKVNEAMWETFNLGYAPSDASWLYNFLRKRHYSDELLKQSGLFSQNNTSYPLFCDRLMFPIRTWQGKTVAFGGRDLSSTSKAKYINTPETVIYSKKHNLFGLYESLETVKKTQKAILCEGNFDVVALHQSGFTNAMAPLGTSFTDEQAKLVRRYCNSLEILFDSDRAGSSAAEKALVLAQQLGLENSALQLKSAKDASELVQNYGEDQLKRELQQPMQGFRYLVNNAVNKYDILTSKGKSAVFTTVRPYLDATQSSIEKQDMIKSLAAVLNVDESSILDDYSRKTTPAARTVEPVTGKQAKPLNPATISVDLYAMLTLVNNRELYLQTRYKLAVEDLEDAEAVALYDVLEEAAREDVGKHDEYILQMIEDPQLHSDVASSFAREEFKLAPQKVLNEAVNRIQLRTYEKKRMSNKRLLDISLHDGTEDEGIEDLLREKTEIDAKIAELKSALGQDI; this is encoded by the coding sequence ATGGCAAAAGTATCAGACTCGGTCCTTGAGCAGATCAAGGCACGACTCAGTCTCAGTGAAGTGGTCTCGGATTACGTCACCCTCTCTTCGCGTGGAGGCAGGCTGTGGGGCCTGTGCCCATTCCATGAGGAGAAGACCGCGTCTTTCTCTGTCGTCGATGACCAGGGATTCTACTATTGTTTCAGCTGCAAGAAGGGTGGTTCCATGTTTGATTTCATCATGGAGATGGAAAAGGTGCCTTTCCTGGAGTCTGTGAAGATTCTTGCAAAAAAGGCGAATGTGGAACTTGAGGATGAGACCCCAGAGGACAGGAAAAAGCGCGACCTTACGGAAACCTTGTATGACCTCTATGACAAGATTGCGGGTTCCTTCCATTTTTTGCTGGTCTCTTCTCCCGTTGGACTGAAAGCTCGGGAGTACCTGAAGGAGCGCAAGGTCAATGAGGCCATGTGGGAGACCTTCAATCTGGGGTATGCGCCTTCCGATGCCTCTTGGCTCTACAACTTTCTGCGCAAGCGGCACTACAGCGACGAGCTCTTGAAACAGAGTGGGTTGTTCAGCCAGAACAACACCTCCTATCCGCTGTTTTGCGATAGGTTGATGTTCCCCATCCGTACGTGGCAGGGAAAAACCGTAGCTTTTGGAGGGCGCGACCTTTCCTCGACGAGCAAGGCGAAGTACATCAATACCCCGGAGACCGTCATCTACAGCAAGAAACATAATCTGTTTGGACTGTATGAGTCCCTGGAGACGGTCAAAAAGACGCAGAAAGCGATACTTTGCGAAGGGAATTTCGATGTCGTGGCACTGCATCAGAGTGGGTTTACCAATGCCATGGCCCCGTTGGGTACTTCCTTTACCGACGAACAGGCAAAGTTGGTCAGACGCTACTGCAATTCCCTGGAAATTCTGTTTGACAGCGATAGGGCAGGATCGTCGGCTGCAGAAAAAGCGTTGGTGCTTGCCCAGCAGTTGGGATTGGAAAATTCCGCCCTGCAGCTGAAATCCGCCAAGGATGCTTCGGAGCTGGTGCAGAACTACGGGGAAGATCAACTGAAAAGGGAACTGCAACAGCCGATGCAAGGGTTTCGTTATCTTGTAAACAATGCGGTAAACAAGTATGATATACTGACGTCCAAAGGCAAATCTGCAGTTTTTACCACTGTGAGACCATATTTGGATGCCACGCAGTCGTCTATTGAGAAGCAAGATATGATCAAAAGCTTGGCTGCAGTACTGAATGTGGATGAATCATCGATCCTCGATGATTATTCGCGGAAGACAACGCCCGCCGCAAGGACGGTCGAACCGGTGACTGGAAAACAGGCAAAGCCCCTGAACCCAGCCACCATTTCCGTGGATCTGTATGCGATGTTGACCTTGGTCAACAACCGTGAGTTGTATCTGCAGACACGATACAAACTTGCTGTGGAAGATTTGGAGGATGCCGAGGCCGTTGCACTCTATGATGTGTTGGAAGAAGCTGCTCGTGAGGATGTGGGAAAGCATGACGAGTATATCCTTCAGATGATTGAGGATCCGCAGTTGCACAGTGACGTTGCATCTTCTTTTGCCAGGGAGGAGTTCAAGCTTGCTCCCCAGAAGGTACTCAATGAAGCGGTAAACAGGATCCAGTTGAGGACATATGAGAAGAAACGGATGAGCAACAAGCGGCTCTTGGACATCAGCCTTCATGATGGCACTGAGGACGAAGGGATTGAGGATTTGCTTCGGGAGAAGACTGAGATAGATGCGAAAATCGCAGAACTCAAGAGTGCTCTCGGGCAGGATATTTAA
- the aroA gene encoding 3-phosphoshikimate 1-carboxyvinyltransferase, translating into MRVQVRPSELKGTLQVPGSKSHTIRCAVLSSLAEGESVIKNPLASGDGLSSLRAARSFGIAIEEKEDGWLVQGSGGHLSLPQNCIDTGNSGTTTCFFTSVASLVDGYTVITGDEQIRRRPIRILVDALNTLGAKAFLTRPNQAAPPVVVRGLLKGGSVTIDGFNSQYVSSLLLSSALAQGSTVLTVRNALEKPYVRMTLDWMRRFGVEVANDHDCEHFVLEGGQTYHSPGMCIVPADWSAVAFPLVAASITNSSLTLVGLDFADSQGDKRVVHILRDMGAQISADEEAGTLFVEGGKPLRGGLVIDLGDIPDALPALVVAATQAEGVTTFTNLAHVRIKETDRVQEMYEKLTSLGCDVRIDSDSLTVYGPCKIKGGEVSSSDDHRIAMALVCAGLAAQEELTITSIECADVSFPRFFEKLMACGADLKLIEDDLEK; encoded by the coding sequence ATGCGTGTACAGGTCAGGCCGAGTGAGCTCAAGGGAACATTGCAGGTTCCAGGATCAAAAAGTCATACTATCCGTTGTGCCGTTCTTTCTTCTCTCGCAGAAGGGGAGTCGGTCATCAAAAATCCTCTTGCAAGCGGTGATGGTCTGAGCAGTTTGCGAGCTGCCCGCAGTTTTGGCATTGCAATAGAGGAAAAAGAGGATGGTTGGCTTGTGCAAGGCAGCGGCGGGCATCTCTCTCTTCCCCAGAATTGCATCGATACGGGAAACAGCGGAACCACAACCTGCTTCTTTACCAGCGTAGCATCCTTGGTGGATGGCTATACGGTCATCACCGGAGATGAGCAGATTCGCAGACGCCCGATAAGGATTCTGGTGGATGCACTCAATACGCTTGGAGCGAAAGCTTTTCTGACCCGCCCCAACCAAGCGGCACCTCCGGTGGTGGTGCGTGGCCTTCTCAAAGGGGGAAGCGTAACCATCGATGGGTTCAACAGCCAATATGTTTCCAGTTTGTTGCTCTCCTCGGCTCTTGCCCAAGGAAGTACCGTCCTTACGGTACGAAACGCACTCGAAAAGCCCTACGTACGGATGACGCTCGATTGGATGCGTCGCTTTGGTGTTGAGGTTGCAAATGATCACGACTGCGAGCATTTTGTGCTTGAAGGTGGCCAGACCTATCACTCTCCCGGAATGTGCATAGTTCCTGCGGACTGGTCCGCGGTTGCCTTTCCCTTGGTTGCGGCTTCCATCACCAACTCCAGCCTCACGTTGGTGGGCCTGGACTTTGCCGACAGCCAAGGCGACAAGCGGGTTGTTCACATTCTGAGAGACATGGGTGCACAGATAAGCGCGGATGAAGAAGCGGGGACCCTTTTCGTTGAAGGGGGGAAGCCGCTGAGAGGGGGGCTGGTCATCGATCTGGGGGACATCCCCGATGCGCTGCCGGCCCTTGTGGTTGCCGCTACCCAGGCAGAAGGCGTGACCACCTTCACCAATCTGGCTCATGTGCGCATCAAGGAGACGGATCGGGTACAGGAAATGTATGAAAAGCTGACGTCTCTTGGGTGTGATGTGCGCATCGATTCCGATTCGCTCACGGTATACGGGCCCTGCAAGATCAAGGGAGGGGAGGTTTCTTCTTCCGACGACCACAGGATTGCAATGGCATTGGTCTGTGCAGGACTTGCTGCACAAGAGGAACTGACCATCACCTCCATAGAGTGTGCCGACGTCTCGTTTCCCCGGTTTTTCGAAAAACTGATGGCATGTGGGGCCGATCTCAAGCTCATCGAGGATGACTTGGAAAAATGA
- the aroH gene encoding chorismate mutase: MNTGNICAIRGAICIEADEPDRIEAGAVKLFRSILERNGLQEEQIACLLITQTGDLRSRNPATGLRKASLCAVTPLFCMQELEIEGMLERVIRMLVILNCSLEKTVPVFLDGAEKLRPDLALQTLGIQ; the protein is encoded by the coding sequence ATGAATACTGGCAATATTTGTGCCATCAGAGGTGCCATTTGCATAGAAGCCGATGAACCGGACAGGATAGAGGCAGGTGCGGTCAAATTGTTTCGCTCCATTCTGGAAAGAAATGGTTTGCAAGAGGAGCAGATTGCCTGTCTTTTGATCACCCAGACTGGGGACCTCAGGAGTCGGAATCCGGCTACAGGTTTGAGAAAGGCTTCCCTGTGCGCGGTGACACCGCTTTTTTGTATGCAGGAGTTGGAGATAGAGGGGATGTTGGAACGGGTGATACGCATGTTGGTCATTCTCAACTGTTCCCTGGAAAAGACGGTTCCTGTCTTCCTTGATGGGGCTGAGAAGCTTCGCCCGGACCTTGCATTGCAAACGCTTGGTATTCAATAG
- a CDS encoding thiamine diphosphokinase — protein sequence MRKAIIFTGGGAPASLNKSILSDAAFVVAADSGYDSARMLGCKVDLCVGDFDSTRFSSEIEKLEHVRSLRDKDESDTLLAMRSVFDRGIDEYVLVGGGGYRMDHLFTTFALFDSCVPPTHWFTAYETLVLVQGYHRFENLSTRDTISFLPAGFSSPVVVTAKQLQWPLENHLLSMQTLSLSNRPTNSFLDVFVQGGKSLFACFPVADKQV from the coding sequence ATGCGTAAAGCTATCATATTTACTGGCGGTGGTGCGCCGGCTTCCCTGAACAAATCCATCCTGTCAGATGCTGCTTTTGTCGTTGCCGCTGACAGTGGCTACGATTCGGCACGAATGCTTGGATGCAAGGTCGACTTGTGTGTGGGTGATTTCGATTCCACACGCTTTTCTTCGGAAATCGAAAAATTGGAACATGTGCGCAGCCTGCGGGACAAGGATGAGAGCGACACGTTGCTGGCGATGCGAAGTGTATTTGACAGAGGTATCGATGAGTATGTGCTGGTTGGGGGCGGCGGCTATCGTATGGACCATCTGTTCACCACATTTGCCCTCTTCGACTCCTGCGTTCCTCCCACACACTGGTTCACCGCCTACGAAACACTGGTCTTGGTACAAGGGTACCATCGGTTTGAGAACCTGAGTACCCGCGATACGATCAGTTTTCTCCCTGCAGGGTTCTCAAGCCCGGTGGTTGTCACAGCGAAACAGCTTCAGTGGCCGCTGGAAAACCATCTGCTCTCCATGCAGACGCTTTCCCTTTCAAACCGACCCACCAACTCCTTCCTCGATGTGTTCGTACAGGGCGGGAAATCACTCTTTGCCTGTTTCCCGGTTGCAGACAAGCAGGTGTAG
- a CDS encoding DUF1015 domain-containing protein has product MSNAADKLAQYALKSADIMIPKQGVDLHKWAVVACDQYTSEPDYWERADAFVGDAPSTLRLIYPEVYLEEEHPQVRIDSINATMRSYLEKELFTVYPNSFFLIHRTTPHSAIGRWGLLVALDLEAYDYAKDSKTLIRATEGTILSRIPPRKEIRKNAPLELPHIMVLINDEKRSVIEPLAAKSAELHLAYDTPLMAEGGNLKAWVVNSQKDMQAIADAVEAMHCKLDPENPLLFAMGDGNHSLATAKSCWMDIRKTLSEEECKNHPARYALVELENIFDPGLEFEPIHRVLFGLDRQTFISEIAKVCSSYTTEPAKDLKHLHSLINTVDGVQRFGYCDSEGLLVFSLTDSMASIAAGTLQLVIDSLLAQKLATVDYIHGEAVTEKLGSKKGNCGLILPDVSKATFFDTIIKDSALPRKTFSMGEANEKRYYMEARKIQA; this is encoded by the coding sequence ATGTCCAACGCAGCTGACAAACTCGCACAGTATGCGCTCAAAAGCGCCGATATCATGATTCCCAAACAGGGTGTCGATCTTCACAAATGGGCCGTAGTGGCTTGCGACCAGTATACTTCAGAACCGGACTATTGGGAAAGAGCAGATGCTTTTGTCGGGGATGCCCCTTCAACCTTGCGCCTCATCTACCCGGAGGTCTATCTTGAGGAAGAACACCCGCAGGTACGCATTGACAGCATCAATGCAACGATGCGCTCCTACCTGGAGAAGGAGCTGTTCACCGTCTACCCGAACTCGTTCTTCCTGATCCATCGCACCACCCCACACAGCGCCATCGGTCGTTGGGGTCTTCTGGTCGCCCTTGATCTGGAAGCCTATGACTATGCAAAAGACTCCAAGACACTCATCCGAGCCACGGAAGGAACCATCCTTTCACGCATTCCTCCCAGAAAGGAGATCCGCAAGAATGCTCCGCTTGAGTTGCCGCACATCATGGTCCTGATCAATGACGAGAAGCGCTCGGTCATTGAACCGCTCGCTGCAAAGAGTGCGGAATTGCATCTTGCCTATGATACGCCCTTGATGGCTGAAGGCGGAAATCTCAAAGCGTGGGTGGTGAATTCCCAAAAGGACATGCAGGCCATTGCAGACGCAGTGGAAGCGATGCACTGCAAGCTTGATCCCGAAAATCCCTTGCTCTTTGCCATGGGAGATGGGAATCACAGCCTTGCCACCGCCAAAAGTTGCTGGATGGACATCAGGAAAACACTCTCTGAAGAGGAGTGCAAAAACCATCCTGCCCGCTATGCACTGGTGGAACTGGAGAACATCTTCGATCCTGGCTTGGAGTTTGAACCGATCCACCGTGTCCTGTTCGGCTTGGACAGACAGACCTTTATTTCCGAGATTGCAAAAGTCTGCTCCTCCTACACGACTGAACCGGCAAAAGATCTGAAGCATCTGCATTCGCTGATCAATACCGTGGACGGGGTACAGCGCTTCGGCTACTGCGACAGCGAGGGACTTCTTGTTTTCAGCCTCACCGACAGCATGGCATCCATCGCTGCAGGAACACTGCAACTGGTCATCGATTCACTGCTTGCACAGAAGTTGGCAACCGTGGACTACATTCATGGGGAAGCGGTTACCGAGAAGTTGGGAAGCAAGAAAGGCAACTGCGGACTGATACTGCCGGACGTTTCCAAAGCCACCTTCTTCGATACCATCATCAAGGACAGTGCTCTTCCCCGGAAGACCTTCTCCATGGGAGAGGCGAACGAAAAACGCTACTACATGGAAGCAAGGAAAATCCAGGCCTAG